The DNA sequence GCATTTAGTAAGTGAAACTTTTGTCTGTGCCATTCTGCGTTAAGATTTTAACATCATCTCCGTTTTTTTCAAGAAATTGTTTGCAGGTTTGCTTTACCAGTCAGGCTCGTCAGGTTATAATGTATTGCGAATGAAAGAACTTTTGAAAAAACTTATTCGGGCAAAATCAACGACCGAGACCGGCGAAGTCAAATGCGCCAAAGTTCTGGCCGACTTTTTCAAGGCAGCCGGTTTAAAGCCGCGAGTCAATGTCTGGGACAAAAACCGCGCAAATGTTACCGTCAGACTTAAATCCGCGGACAAAAAACCCGGATTACTGTTTGTCAGCCATCTCGATGTCGTACCGGCCGAAACCAACTCTTTGTTTCAGCCTGTCGAGCGGAATGGCAAAATCTTCGGCAGAGGCGCCTGCGATATGAAAGGCGGAATCGCCTCTGCAGCATCGGCCATCGTCGAAATATTTAAATCCGGGATTAAATTACAGGGCGATGTAATATTTTCCGCAACGGCCGGCGAGGAAACAGACAGTGCAGGTATAAAAAAAATTACAAAATCTTTCAAGAATAAAAATCTTTGCGGAATAATCGTTCCCGAACCGACCGATTTTGACCTTGTTACAGCTCATCGCGGACTTCTGTGGCTTGAAATTATTACAAAAGGCAAATCCGCACACAGCTCAATGCCATATCTCGGAATAAACGCGATAGACTCGATGAGAATGTTTCTCGACAAACTCGACGATTTCAAAATTATCGGCACAAACAAACTGCTCGGCAAAGCATCTTTGAGCGTAAACAAAATCAACGGCGGCACTGCATCCAATATCGTACCTGATTTATGTTCTGTCCAGATTGATATTCGAACAATCCCCGGCCAAAACATTCAAAAGATTGTCGGCGATCTCAACAAAATACTTGCCCGGCTCTCGAAACAGAATCCGCAGTTCCGGGCCGAGCTGAATATTCTTCGCGATTCCGGTTCAATGCAAACCAGCGAAAAAACGGAATTTGTAAAGCAATTAAAACATCTTTTAAAAACAGAGCCTAAGCCTGTGCCTTTTACAACAGATGCGCCATATCTGGTCACATTAAAAACACCGATAGTTATTTTCGGCCCGGGCGAGCCTTCGCTTTGCCACAAACCAAACGAACATATCAAAATTAAAGATTTGCAAAAAGCGAAAGATTGCTACAGGAAGATTGTTCTGCATTTTGTCGGTTAACTTTCGTTCGCTCAAAATTAAACTGCAACGGAAAACTCATATATCCTTGCCCTTCCGGACCGAATCATTCGCAATACTCTAAACTACTTTTGCGGCCCAAAATCCTTCAATTGAGGAAAGACGGCATGAGGTTCTGTTTGATACCAGAAAGCCACAGATGAAATATTGTCCTCCAAAGGCTGATATATCCCGTTTTCTTTCCAGCCGAGCGCCTGAATTGTAACTTTCAGTTCTTTTTCAAATCTGATTGGATCGGTAATATGCCAGCGGTATAATCCGAATTTGACACCTGCAATTTCACCATCGGTCAGACTTTTACCTTTCGGATATATTACCTGATTAAGACCGGTGTAAGGCGTATTAAACACCTTATATTCTCTTTTATCCGGGGCATCGGCTCTTGGTCCTTCGAAATTATATGAGCCGCAAAAATAGTCTTCTGTGCCTGTGCCGCAGATTGTCGGGTAAGCTTTGTCGCCGTCAAAGTAGAATTTAATTTCACCCTCGCCCCACCAGCCGTTGCTTTTAGTCTCCCAGCACATATAAGTTCCAGCGTATTGGCCTTTTCCTTTTATACCGTCAATTATTGTATAAACCTGTTTACGGGGGAGCGGATTTACACTCCTAAACTGAGCGTGCAGATATGCTGCGTCTTTCGGCACTTTTGCAAGTACATAATCAATCTGATAATACAGTGTCATTTTCCTGGAGTCTATATTTGTCATAGTGATTTTTGCGCTTTTACGGAATGGCATCGTCCAGTAACAATTAAAACCGCTTCCCGGATTCACGCAGACCGGCAGAGATGAAAACTGCATATACTGTCCCAAACCGGCGGCAAAGAAATCGCCGACCGGACATTCGATGGAAGGCGTTTCTTCGCCATCCCAATAAACACGCAAAATATTAAGACGATTGTTTCCCGTAGGCGTCATCCAGATATGTTGAATCGCACCGGGGCCTTTTATATCGGCCATAACAAATGTCTGGTTCGGCTCAATATGAACGTACGGATTGACTTTCCATCCCGTGCCAAGCTCGCTTGATGCGTGAGCGGCAGAACCTTTTTCCTGCGGAGTTGCCCCGCCTTTGCCCTTTTCACCGGTAATGTTCTCAGGACTTATAGAACGCGTTTTAGCATCAGACATTAATGGCAGGTTCCCGAGATTCACCGTCAGACCGTCAAAACCTGCAGCCATTACACTTGCTCCAAGAATAAAGACAATAATCGTTTTAAAATAATTTCCACGCATTGAATTTACTATTCTCCGAATAAATTTTACGCGATTGTTTCTTCCAGTTTCGCGAGAATATCCTGCCCTTTTCCCACCTTGTTGCCGTTGGGACTTTGCCAGTTGACTGAAGAATTGTTTTTGAGAATCTCCTCTACTTTTCTGCACGCAAGAATAACCGTAGCGTGATTTTTATTGCCCATCAGTCTGCCGATTTCCGGGAACGACATATCCGTATACTTTCTGGCCAGATACATACTAAAAGACCGGGCAAGACTTACGGTCCTGTCTTTTTTGGAAGAATGTACGTCGGCCGGCGTGATGCCGAAGAACGTCGTAACTGCCGCTTCGATATCTGAAATATGAACAATCGGGTCTGTTCTCGAAATATGTTCGGCAAGAACCTGCCTCGCCATTTCAGGTGAAATCTTCTCATTGCACA is a window from the Phycisphaerae bacterium genome containing:
- a CDS encoding M20 family metallopeptidase; the encoded protein is MKELLKKLIRAKSTTETGEVKCAKVLADFFKAAGLKPRVNVWDKNRANVTVRLKSADKKPGLLFVSHLDVVPAETNSLFQPVERNGKIFGRGACDMKGGIASAASAIVEIFKSGIKLQGDVIFSATAGEETDSAGIKKITKSFKNKNLCGIIVPEPTDFDLVTAHRGLLWLEIITKGKSAHSSMPYLGINAIDSMRMFLDKLDDFKIIGTNKLLGKASLSVNKINGGTASNIVPDLCSVQIDIRTIPGQNIQKIVGDLNKILARLSKQNPQFRAELNILRDSGSMQTSEKTEFVKQLKHLLKTEPKPVPFTTDAPYLVTLKTPIVIFGPGEPSLCHKPNEHIKIKDLQKAKDCYRKIVLHFVG
- a CDS encoding glycoside hydrolase family 172 protein; the encoded protein is MAAGFDGLTVNLGNLPLMSDAKTRSISPENITGEKGKGGATPQEKGSAAHASSELGTGWKVNPYVHIEPNQTFVMADIKGPGAIQHIWMTPTGNNRLNILRVYWDGEETPSIECPVGDFFAAGLGQYMQFSSLPVCVNPGSGFNCYWTMPFRKSAKITMTNIDSRKMTLYYQIDYVLAKVPKDAAYLHAQFRSVNPLPRKQVYTIIDGIKGKGQYAGTYMCWETKSNGWWGEGEIKFYFDGDKAYPTICGTGTEDYFCGSYNFEGPRADAPDKREYKVFNTPYTGLNQVIYPKGKSLTDGEIAGVKFGLYRWHITDPIRFEKELKVTIQALGWKENGIYQPLEDNISSVAFWYQTEPHAVFPQLKDFGPQK